In the Topomyia yanbarensis strain Yona2022 chromosome 3, ASM3024719v1, whole genome shotgun sequence genome, one interval contains:
- the LOC131687691 gene encoding hemiasterlin resistant protein 1-like, with the protein MVQSASHSAVAAPMVAPNQAFGLIAQIAATAGSVAIGFVGNTVGHALIGMFSGSDSQEAASLGQAAPVSGEANTPAEPCSWEIKQISCTQSQVECDSEQLPSIEVHIYSVHVIHFP; encoded by the coding sequence ATGGTCCAGTCTGCGTCACACTCGGCTGTCGCTGCACCAATGGTAGCTCCCAACCAGGCCTTTGGATTAATTGCTCAAATCGCAGCTACTGCTGGTAGTGTAGCGATCGGCTTCGTCGGTAACACCGTTGGACATGCCCTCATCGGAATGTTCAGCGGTTCCGATTCACAAGAGGCAGCCTCGCTAGGACAGGCTGCCCCGGTATCGGGCGAGGCAAACACTCCGGCAGAACCATGCTCGTGGGAGATCAAGCAAATATCTTGTACCCAAAGCCAGGTCGAGTgtgattcggaacaattaccaaGTATAGAAGTCCATATATATAGCGTTCACGTGATACATTTTCCTTAA